CTTCAAAAATACCGGAAAAACTTTCAACCCTTGTTGTGCTCAAAGATGATGCTGCAAGGGATGAGATAACCTCCATAGAAAGTGAAGCCAAACGAGGTAAGTTTGTAAAATCCGTTGAATTCATACCAAAGGAAAAAGCTATGGATGACCTGAAAAAGATATTTAAGTCAGATGATTTTATTTTAAAAGGTTTTGGCGAAAATCCTCTGTTTAATTCTTTCGAAATTAAATTTAAGAGTAATGAACATATACAAACATCCGATATAAAAGCATTGATAGCAAAACTCAAAACACACAGGGCGGTG
Above is a window of Nitrospirae bacterium YQR-1 DNA encoding:
- a CDS encoding permease-like cell division protein FtsX encodes the protein MFSLKMALQSIFREKWINFLTMATLGVLLFIFFATLLVLYNVEMLTSKIPEKLSTLVVLKDDAARDEITSIESEAKRGKFVKSVEFIPKEKAMDDLKKIFKSDDFILKGFGENPLFNSFEIKFKSNEHIQTSDIKALIAKLKTHRAV